TCGCGCGCGTTAGCCATCCAGCGCCGTTCACTCCGCCGTCGATGAAGTTGGCGTCGAAACTGGAGGAGGCGTTTCCAAGCCCCATCACACCGAGACGAACGGGGCCGATGGGCCGGCGTCCGGTGACGGTGTAGTCATAGAATTCGTCCACGTAGTACTTATTGAGTAGCGTGTTGTAGACAAAGGGAGAGACGGAGTTGATGGGCTCGGCGTATCCCTTCTCTGCCCTGCCGTACGCGGCTTTCGCCATAAAGTAACCGAATATTCCGAGCGAGACCGACAGACCCATCAGCAGGTACTCGATCGCCCCACCGTGCTCTTCTGCATGCTCCGGTTTCGGTGCGGCTTCAAGCGTCTGCGCCTTCTCAGCTGCTGCGGCTTCGGCATGCTCACTCACTGCGGGCGCCTCGCCTTGCGCAACTTGATGGACAGCTTCCGTCGCGAACACCGGCTCAAGGAAGCGTTCGAAGGCGTTCGTTCCTCCGAGCGCCTTGGGCACACCGAGGAAACCAACCACACAGGAGCAGATCGCCAGGACCACGAGCGGTACGGTCATGCTCTTGGGCGACTCGTGGACGTGATGCTCGACGTCATGACTGATCCGGCTCGGGCTCCAGAACGTGAGGAAGATTAGCCGGAACATGTAGAACGCGGTACAGAGCGCGGCGATGAAGCCGACGACCCACAGAATCCGGAACTGTCCGTTGTGGGAGGACCAAGCCTGCCAGAGAATTTCGTCCTTGGAGAAGAAGCCAGCCAGCGGCGGGATTCCGGCGATGGCGAGGGTTCCTATCAGCATGGTGCGATAGGTGGTCGGAATCTTCTTGGCAAGCCCTCCCATGAAGCGCATGTCCTGCTCGCCCGACATCGCGTGGATAACCGACCCGGATCCGAGGAACAACAGGGCCTTGAAGAAAGCGTGGGTAAAGACGTGGAACACGCCGGCGGCGAATGCGCCTACACCGAGCGCGAGGAACATGTATCCCAACTGCGAGACGGTGGAGTAGGCCAGCACACGCTTGATGTCGTTCTGCACCAGGCCGATGGTCGCAGCAAATATTGCGGTGACAGCGCCTACGATGGCGACGACGGCCATCGCTTTGGGCGAGAGGATGAAGAGCGCATTCGAGCGCGCAACCATGTAAACACCGGCGGTGACCATGGTGGCGGCGTGGATGAGTGCCGATACGGGCGTGGGGCCTTCCATCGCGTCAGGCAGCCAGACATACAGCGGGAACTGGGCCGATTTGCCGCAGGCGCCTCCGAAGAGGAGCAGGCAGATGGCGGTGATCCACGGATCGCCGACAAGGAAATCACCCGAGCGCGCATGGGCAAAGACTTCGGTGAACTTCAGCGATCCGAAGTACCACGTCATCAGGAACATGCCCATGAGGAACATGGCGTCGCCGACGCGGTTGACGATGAAGGCTTTGTTCGCGGCGGTGGAAGCGGAGTGACGGTGGAAGTAGAAGCCGATGAGGAGATAGGAGCAGAGTCCGACGCCTTCCCATCCTACGAACAACATACCGTAGTTGTTGCCGAGAATGAGGGTGAGCATGGAGAACATGAAGAGGTTCAGGTATCCGAAAAAGCGGTAGTAGCCGCCTTCATGTCCCATGTATCCGATGGAGTAGATGTGGATGAGCATGCCGACGCCGGTCACGAAGAGCAGCCAGATGGCTGAGAGCGGGTCGAGCAGGAAGCCGGCTTCGGCTCCGAACTGGATGGCTTTGCCGTCAGCTCCGACGCCAGGGATACCGGTATCGGCTCCAATCCAGGTGAAGAGGAT
This portion of the Terriglobales bacterium genome encodes:
- the nuoL gene encoding NADH-quinone oxidoreductase subunit L, which encodes MFFLDHIWVIPLLPIASAAIMFFFGRRLPKSAVNAFCVGSVVVAFAWSCLAVYQYTGYAAAHNHEPFQKILFTWIGADTGIPGVGADGKAIQFGAEAGFLLDPLSAIWLLFVTGVGMLIHIYSIGYMGHEGGYYRFFGYLNLFMFSMLTLILGNNYGMLFVGWEGVGLCSYLLIGFYFHRHSASTAANKAFIVNRVGDAMFLMGMFLMTWYFGSLKFTEVFAHARSGDFLVGDPWITAICLLLFGGACGKSAQFPLYVWLPDAMEGPTPVSALIHAATMVTAGVYMVARSNALFILSPKAMAVVAIVGAVTAIFAATIGLVQNDIKRVLAYSTVSQLGYMFLALGVGAFAAGVFHVFTHAFFKALLFLGSGSVIHAMSGEQDMRFMGGLAKKIPTTYRTMLIGTLAIAGIPPLAGFFSKDEILWQAWSSHNGQFRILWVVGFIAALCTAFYMFRLIFLTFWSPSRISHDVEHHVHESPKSMTVPLVVLAICSCVVGFLGVPKALGGTNAFERFLEPVFATEAVHQVAQGEAPAVSEHAEAAAAEKAQTLEAAPKPEHAEEHGGAIEYLLMGLSVSLGIFGYFMAKAAYGRAEKGYAEPINSVSPFVYNTLLNKYYVDEFYDYTVTGRRPIGPVRLGVMGLGNASSSFDANFIDGGVNGAGWLTRAIGTLSTLWDKYIIDGLCVNGPAYLAKALSYPVRILQWGLVQWYALVMVGGVVGFLWYYAIR